The region CCCCGCGCGACCCCGCAGGGCCCGCCGGCAGGCCTCCCCCGCGGCCAGCCACCACTCCTCCGGGTCGGACTCGGCCCACCCGGGACGGGGAGAGCGGACGGCGCAGGCGGAGGAGCCGGTGCCCGCAACGGCGCCCCGCTCGTCGAGGAGGAGGGCCTTCACGGAGCCGGTCCCGAGATCCAACCCCAAAAGCACCGCTCTACCGGAGAAGAAGCGAGAGGGGCCGGGGGTTCTCCCCGGCCCCCCAGAACGCCATCCGCCGCTCTCTAGGCCTGCTCGACGTCCTGCAGCTCGCCCTGCACCAGGATCCGCTTGGAGTAGTCCGGGAGGGTGCAGGCCTGCAGCGTGACGATGTTCTTGCCGGGGATGGGGTTGAGCACGTGCAGGTCGGTCGGGTCCACCACCAGCACCCGGAAGACCTTGTAGGTGTAGGTGGTGCCGTTGGCGTCGCGCAGGATGATCTCGTCGCCCTTCTCGAGCTTGTCTATGTCGTAGAAGGCGAGGTAGCTGTCGGTGCCGGAGTAGCCGAGGCGGTGGCCGGCGATGTAGACGTTGGCCTCCCGCTCCCAGGGGAAGCCGGTGTAGAGCAGGTGTATGGCGACGTTCTCCCGGAGCAGCGCCTCGTCGTCGCCCCGGCCGGTGGGGATCCTGGCGTTCTTCACCCGCTCCATCTTGGGGACGGTGAGCCGGAGCACGGTCCTCTCGGGCACCTCGGCTATGGTCTTCTCGCCCCCGGCGGTCCCGGACGCCTCCTCCCGCCCCGTCTCCGGAGCCACCTGCCGCTGCTTGGCCTCGCGGGGCATCTCCTTGCCCCCGCTCTCGCCGGAGGTCTGACCCATGAGGGAGCCGCAGGCGGAGAGCGCCGCCGCAAGCAGCAGCGCCCCCAGGATCAAAGCCAGCTTCCTCAGACGCATCTCATCACCTCTCCCGAAAAATATACGTCCCGCCCTGGAGCACAGCAGAGCCTAACATCCCAACGTAACAATCCGGTTACAAACGGGGCAAAACCCCGTTACAGCCGGAGCGTATGGTAATCGCCGGGGAAACAACTGTAAACCCCGCCCTCTTGACAATCTCGAATATATATGTACACTGCACATAGCTGTAAAGAGACACGGAGGTAAGAGAGCGTGATCGATGTGAAGCGGGTAAACGGGGCTGCCGGGCGGCTGGCCGAGGAGGCCAAGGGCGCCTACGGGCTGATGCTGGACCACTTTGTGGGGCTGCAGGAGCGCAACGTGCGCTTTGCGCAGGGTCTTGTGGAGGAGACCGCGCGCGAGGTCCGGGAGCAGGCCGAGCTCAACCGGGAGCTGGTCGAGGAGCTCGTCCGGCGGGCCGAGGGGCAGCGGGATCTCTTCCAGAGGCTTCTGGAGGAGTCGGTCGGCTCCTACCTGGACCTCCTGTACGCCCCGCTGGCGTACTACCGGCAGGGCCTGCGCCTCGTCGAGGGCGCGGTCGAGCACGGGTCCAACGGGCTGCCCATCGAGGACTACGACGAGCTCAACGTCGCGGAGATCTCCCGGAGGATAGAGGGGCTCGGGGCCGCCGAGATACGCCAGCTGCGCGAGTACGAGCGGCGGCACAAGAACCGCGAGACCCTCATCGACCTCTTCGACCGCAAGCTGAGGGCCACCTCGGCCTGAGGCAGAGCCGATATACAGGCGATGTGGAGGGCCCCGAAAGGGGCCCTTCTCCTTTGCCTTCCGGGTTCGGGCTGGCGCATACTGTAGGGAGGTCAGGCAGTCACAACCGAGAACAAGGAGCCCTGAGAGACTTGAGCACGGCGACGATGACCCGGGTGGCCCTCATGGCGGCGGTGACGGCGGTAGCCGCCCAGATCACCATCCCTCTGCCCTTCTCCCCGGTCCCCTTCACCATGCAGGTGCTGGCGGTGCTGCTCTCCGGGATGCTGCTCGGCGCCCGCAACGGGGCGCTCTCCCAGCTCGTCTACGTGCTGGTGGGGGCCGCCGGGGCGCCGGTCTTCGCCGGCTTCTCGGGGGGGCTCGGCGTGATCTTCGGCCCCACCGGGGGCTACCTGCTCTCCTACCCCCTCGCCGCTGCGCTCGCGGGGCTCGCGGCGGGGGCCGTGGCGCGGGCCTCCCGGCGCAGGGCGCTCCTCGCCGGTTTTCTGTGGGGCTGCGCCGGGCTCGCGGCGATCTACGCCGCCGGGGCGGCGTGGCTCGCGGCGGTCGCCGGCCTGCCGCCGCTGGCCGCGCTGGCGCAGGGGGTGCTGCCCTTCGTGCCGCTGGACCTCGTCAAGACCGGGCTCGCGGCGGCGGTGGCCACCGCCGCCGCCCCGGTGATAGCCCCCTCCCGGGCGTAGAGGGGGCGAGGGTGGCCTCCGCCCCGAACCTCAGGTGGTACGAGGAGAAGGCGTGGGCGGTGATGCTCCTGGTGTGCGCGCTCGCGCCGGTCGCGGGGCTCGTGGACCTCGCGGGCGCCGGGTGGCAGGAGAGGCTCCCCGCGGGGACGCTGGCCGCAGGGATGGCCCTCTTCGGCGCGGCGATCACGCTGAGCGCCTTCAGGCGGGGGGAGCGCTGGGCCTGGTTCGTGCTGTGGTACTACCCGGCCTTCTTCACCGCCCACATCCTCGCCTCCGGGAGCGGCATCCCGGGGATGCCGCTCCTCCTCCTGTCCATGCTGGGGCTGCTGCTCCCCGTGAGGCGCTTCTTCGGGGAGCGCCCAGCGCGGCGGGTGGCGTAGTGAGGGAGGGCGCTCAGGCGGCCGCCGCGTCCACCGCCCGGGAGAGGATGGAGAGCCCCTCCTCCAGCTCGGAGTCGGTGATCACGAGGGGCATCAGCGTGCGGATCACGTTCCCGTAAGCGCCCGCGGTCAGCAGCATCAGGCCCTCCTGCAAGGCGTGCTCCACCACGCCCTTGGTCCGCGCCGGGTCCGGGGTCTTGCTCCGGGCGTCGGTGACCAGCTCCATCGCCGCCATCGCTCCCAGGCCCCGCACGTCGCCCACGAAGTCCGGGTGGCGGCGCTGGATCGCGCGCAGCTCCTCCATCACCCGCTCCCCGACGCGCACCGAGCGCTCCAGCAGATTCTCCTCCTCGAAGGCCCGGATCACGGCCAGGGCCGCGGCGCAGGCCGCGGGGTTGCCGCCGTAGGTGGTGCCCAGGCCCCCGGCGTGGACGGAGTCCATGATCTCCGCCCTCCCCGTCACCCCGGCGATGGGCATCCCGCCGCCGAGGCTCTTGGCGGTGGTCACTATGTCCGGCTCCACCCCGGAGTGCTCGATGGCGAACATCTTCCCCGTCCGTCCGAAGCCCGTCTGGACCTCGTCGACCACCATCACCGCCCCGTTCTCCGTGCACCACTCCCGCAGGCGGCGCAGGTCCTCCGGCGGGAAGGGGATAAAGCCGCCCTCGCCGAGCACCGGCTCGACGATGACCGCCGCCACGCTGCTCACGTCCACGCTCACCAGCGAGCGCCGGAAGGCGTCGAACCAGCTCTCCTCCTTCGGCATCCGGTAGGCGTAGGGGGCCGGCACCCGGTAGACCTCCGGCACGAAGGGCCCGAAGCCCCTGCGGTAGGGGTCCGCCTTGCCCGTGAGGCTCATCCCCAGCATCGTGCGGCCGTGGAAGGCGTTCTCGAAGGCCAGGATCGCCGGGCGGCGGGTGTAGGAGCGGGAGATCTTGATCGCGTTCTCCACCGCCTCGGCCCCGGAGTTGACAAAGATGCTCCGCTTCTCGAAGTTTCCGGGGACCAGCTCGTTGAGCTTCTCGGCCAGCTCCAGGTAGGGCTCGTACTGGCTCACGTAGTAGCAGGCGTGCGTCAGCCGGCCCACCTGCTCCCTGACCGCCTCCACCACCCGCGGGTGGGTGTGCCCGGCGTTGAGAACGCCGATGCCGCCCCCGAAGTCTATGAACGTGTTGCCGTCCACGTCGGTCACCAGCGCCCCGTGGGCCTCGGCGACCCAGATCGGCAGCGCCGTGCCCAGCCCCGCGGAGATGGCCCTGCGCCGCCGCTCGGTGAGCGCCCGGCTCCTGGGGCCCGGTATCTCCGTCCTGATCCTCGCAGCTCTCAGCATCCCATGCTCCTCTTCTCTAACGCTTCCGGGTTCCAGTATATCTCTGCGGCCTAGGCTCCGGCGTCATACTCGGGCACCTCCATCCGGAGAGCGAAGGTCAGCCCGGCCAGCGACCAGAGACCCACGATTATCCACTCCGCTACGCCGAGGCCGGCGGGCATGCCGGGGAGATACTGCACGGCAACACCAAGGCTCAACAGAACGGCGACGATGCCGACGGCCGGCCCCCGCCCAGCCCGAAAAGGCCGCTCCATGTCCGGCTCCCTCCGGCGCAGCACCAGGAAGGAGACCGCAACGAGCAGGTAGGCCACGACTATCCCCAACCCTCCGGCGTTGACCAGCCAGACCAGTGCGCTCTCGCCGAAGAAGGGAGCGATCACGGAGAGAGCCCCCACCAGCAGGATGGCGTTCGCCGGAGTCCGGTAACGGGGATGCAGACGCCCCAACCAGCCCGGCAGCATCCCGGACTCCGCCATCGCGTACAGAATGCGGCTCGCACCGACCATAAACCCATTCCAGCTGGTGAGAATCCCCGCTATGCCGCCCAGGATCAGGATGCTAGAGAAGACCTCGCCCCCGAAGAGACTGCCCATGGCGTCGGCGGTGGCAAGCTCGCTGCCCGCAAGCTCGGCCCGGCTCATGCCAGAGGACACGCCCGCGATGATCAAGATGTACCACCCCGCAGCCAGCAGCACCGAGATTACGAGCAACATACCTATCTGCCGGTAAGGAATGTTCACCTCCTCGGCTGACTGCGGGATAACATCAAACCCAACGAACATAAAGGGCGTCATGATCAGCACGGAGAGTACGCCCGCCACACCGCCGGCGAACAGCGGCCGGAAGTTCTCCGCCTCGCCCCCAACGAAGATGCCCAATAGTAGCAGCAGACCCACAGCAAACAGAAACAGCACCGAGACCAGCTGGAACACAGCAGAGGGCTTTATTCCCACGTAGTTGAGAGCGGCGATTACCACCGCCCCGACCACCCCTACCGCCAGCCAACTCGCATATACCTAGTATCCTGCCACCTGCCACAGAAACCCGACCTTGTAGCCCGGAAAGAGATATTGCACTGTGGTGGGCAGGGCCACCGCCTCGAAGGCGACTACCGAGACATAGCCTAGGGCTATCGCCCATGAGGCAACAAACGCCCATCTACCCCCGAGAGCCCTCCAGGTGTAGTTGTGCTCGCCGCCGGCCTTCGGCATCGCCGAAACCAGCTCGGCGTACGTGAGCCCGACAAAGAGCACCAGCACCCCGCCGAGCAAGAAGGCGAGCATCGCCCCCAGGCTCCCCGCCTCCCGCAGCCAGGTGCCCGTGAGAACGACCCATCCGAACCCAATCATCGCCCCGAATGCCAGGGCGATCACGTCGCGCCGCCCGAGCACCCGAACAAAGCTCTCCCGCTCGTTCATCTTCCCCCCTTCTATCGCGGCTCGACCCCCGGCCTAGGAAGAACTCCCCAAACCGCCCAGCGAGAGGTACTTGACGTCGAGGTACTCCTCTATGCCCCAGTGTCCCCCTTCTCTCCCAAAGCCGCTCTCCTTGAGCCCCCCAAAGGGCGCCTGGGCGGTGGAGGGCAGCCCGTCGTTGGCCCCGAGGATACCGTACCGCAGCTTCTCGGCCAGCCTCATGACCCGCCCCACGTCCCTGGTGTAGTAGTAGCCTGCAAGCCCGTAGGGCGTGGCGTTGGCCCGCTCTACGACCTCCTGCTCGCTCTCAAAGGAAGCAAGCGCCGCCACCGGCCCGAAGGTCTCCTCCCTGAAGACGAGCATGCTCTCGTCGGCCCCGCAGAGCACGGTGGGCGCGAAGAAGTACCCCCCTCCGGAGGAGAGGCGGCTCCCCCCAAGCAGCACCCTGGCCCCTTTTTGCCTTGCGTCCTCCACGTGCCGCTCGACCTTTCTCAGGGCCCGCTCTTCTATGAGCGGGCCCACGCTGACCCCCTCCTGAAGCCCGTCCCCCACCTTCATCCGGCCCATCCTCTCCACCAGCCTCTCGGCAAAGGGCTCGAGCACGCTTTTTTGCACGAAGATGCGGTTGGCGCACACGCAGGTCTGGCCCATGTTGCGCATCTTGGAGACCAGAGCCCCCTCCACCGCCGCCTCCAGGTCGGCGTCCTCGAAGACGATGAAGGGGGCGTGCCCCCCAAGCTCCAGGGAGAGACGCTTCATGGTCTTTGCCGCCTGGCGCATGAGGTGCTTGCCCACCTCGGTGGAGCCGGTGAACGAGAGCTTCCTCACCCTGCCGTCCTCCATGAGGGGAGCCGTTATGTCCCCGGGGTCGGTCCCCACGACGACCGAGAGCAGCCCCCGGGGCAGCCCGGCCTCCTCGAAGATCTTTGCAAGCTCTAGCGCCGAGAGCGGGGTGAGCTCGGAGGGCTTTACGACCATCGCGCACCCGGCGGCCAGGGCGGGGGCGAGCTTGCGCGTGATCATGGCGGCGGGGAAGTTCCACGGGGTTATGGCCGCCGCCACCCCAACGGGACGCTTTAGCACGAGGATCCGCTTGTCCCTGAAGCTCGAGGGGACGCTCTCCCCGTAGACGCGCTTGCCTTCCTCGGCAAACCACTCCACAAACGAGGCGGCGTAGGAGATCTCACCCCGGCTCTCGGCGAGCGGTTTCCCCTGCTCCAGGGTCATCACCCGCGCCAGGTGCTCGGCCCTCTCGCGCATCAGCCCCGCCGCCCGCCACAGCACAGAGGCCCGCTCGTAGGCCGTGGCCTCCTCCCAGCCCGGCTGCGCCGCAACGGCGGCCTCTACCGCCCGCCGCATCTCCCCGCCACCCCCGTCGGGCAAAACGGCGATCACCCGCCCGCTCGCCGGGTTCTCTACCTCGAAGGTGCGGCCCGTAGAGGCCTCCCCCACCCACTCGCCCCCCACAAACAACCGCTCGATCATCCGGGTCTCCACTCTTCCCTCCCGCTCCACGTTCATCTTACTGTCAGGTTGATCTTTTCCAGTATAGACGCATCGCGCCCCGCCTACCCGCCCGCCGGCCCCCCGGTGTTTTCTGCGGCCCTCCGCCGCGACGGGTCGCGAGCCCCCTAGTAAAGAGCGGGCGTCTTGGCCGCCCGCCCTGGCGCCGCTTTATAAGGCGCCGGCGGCGTGGTGAGGGTGCGGCGGGCTTGCGGGCGCCTCCGCGCCGCAACCGCCGGCACGCTCTCCGGCCCCGCGCCGCGCGGGATGGACAGAAGGCCCCTAGAGGCGCGGCGCGTCCCCGGCCGTCTGCGGGCGCGTCAGGAGGCTCACGCCCACGAAGACCACGAGGCTCGTGAGCATCCCGACGTAGATCGGGGAGTTCGCGAGCAGACCCTGCCAGAGCATGAGCGCGACGACCACGGCGCTGCTCACCAGCATGGAGACCAGCGCCCCGGCCCCCGTAGCGCGCCGCCAGAAGAGCGCCCCGATGATGGGCACGAAGAGCGCCCCCGTGAGCAGGTTGTACGCGATGGTCAGGGCGCCGACGACGTCCTGGACGGCGAGCGAGATGGCGAGCACGGCCACGCCGACGATGAGGGTGAAGACGCGGCTCTCGCCGAGGTCGCTGCGGCCCTCGCGGGCGATGATCCCGGCGTAGACGTCGTTGGCGAGGATCGTCGAGGAGGCAAGGAGCCCCGCGCTCGCCGTGGACATGACCGCCGCGAGCGCGGCGGCGAGCACGAGGCCGAGGAGCCCCGCGGGCAGCACCTCGGTCGCCACGCGGGCGAAGGCGTTGTCCGCGACCTGGAGGTCCGGGACGAGGGCCCGGGCCGCCGTCCCGATGAGGGCGCCCGCGAGCCCGTAGAGCAGGCAGTAGAGCCCGGCGACGAGGCCGCCCCAGCGGGCCACGGGCGCGCTGCGGGCGGTGAAGACCCGCTGCCAGATGTCCTGCCCGATCATGAGCCCGAAGAAGAACAGCAGGAAGTAGGTGAAGATCGTGCCCCACCCGATGGAGGCGAGGTCGAAGTAGGAGGCCGGGAGCTCCGCGCGCATCCCCGAGAGGCCGCCGGCGCGCGCTACGGCGAGCGGCAGGAGGGCGAGGAAGATGCCCGCGGTCATCACGCAGAACTGCAGGAAGTCCGTGAGGGTGATGGACCACATACCGCCCGCGACCGAGTAGGCGACCACGACGCCGCCGGCGACCAGGATCGCGACCGCCGGCGGCAGGCCGAGGACGACGTCGAAGACCGTGCCGATGGCGATGGTCGAGGTCACGGCGATCATCAGGGCGTAGGAGGCGACGATGATCGCGGAGATCAGGCGCGCCGAAGGCCCGTAGCGGAGCCCGAGCATCTCGGAGACGGTGTAGACCCCGAGCCTGCTGAGGCGCGTGGAGAGCAAGAGCCCCAGCGCGATGATGCCGAGCCCGATCATGAAGACGAGCCACATCCCCGAGACGCCGTTCTCGTAGCCGAGGGCCACCGTCCCGATCGTCGAGGCCCCGCCGAGCACCACCGCGCCTAAAGTCCCGATGTAGAGCAGCGGCCCCAGCCTCCGCCCGGCCACCAGGTAGTCGTCCGCGCTGCGGGCGCGCCTGAGCCCCCAGTACCCCGCCGCGATCATGGCGGCGAAGTAGAGCCCGATGACCAGGTAGTCGAGGGCGCTAACCAAGGCTCTTCTTCCTCAGGGCGTGGAGGCTCAGGAGCTCGTGGGCGATGTTCGCCGCAAGGCCAGGTAGTCGAGGGCGCTAACCAAGGCTCTTCTTCCTCAGGGCGTGGAGGCTCAGGAGCTCGTGGGCGATGTTCGCCGCAAGGAGCGCCGTGATCTGGCCCGGCGAGTCGTAGGCGGGGGCCACCTCGACCACGTCGCAGCCCACGATCTCGAGCCCCGCGAGCCCCCGCACGAGCTCCTGCGCCTCCCTGCTCGTAAAGCCCCCTATCTCCGGCGTCCCCGTCCCCGGGGCGTAGGCCGGGTCCACGAAGTCCACGTCGAAGGAGACGTAGGCCTTCGCCTCCCCCACCCGCTCGCGGATGCGCTCTATGACCGCCGGGATGCCGAGCTCCCTCACCTCGTCGGTCGGCACGAGGTCGAAGCCCATCTCGCGGGCGTCGTCCCAGTCGCGCTCGTCGTAGATCGAGCCGCGCATCCCCACCTGCACCGAGCGGGAGGGATCGAGCAACCCCTCCTCGACCGCCCGCCTGAACGGCGTCCCGTGCGTGTGCCTCATCCCGAAGTAGGCGTCCCAGGTGTCGGGGTGCGAGTCGAACTGCACCAGCGCCAGCGGCCCGTGCGCTCTGGCCGCCGCCCTAAGCTCCGGTAATGCTATCGAGTGGTCGCCGCCGAGCACCACCGGGAAGACCCCGGCCTCGTGCAGGGGGGCGAGCCCCTCCTCTATGCGCGCGTAGCTCTCCTCGATGTAGCCGGGGACCACCGGCACGTCGCCGTAGTCTATGACCGAGAGGTGGTCGAAGAGGGTCACGCCCAGGGAGGGGTTGTGGCGCCTCAAGAGGTGCGAGACGCTCCTTATGGCCTCGGGGCCGAAGCGCGCCCCGACGCGGAAGGTGGCCCCCGTGTCGAAGGGCGCGCCGACGACGGCGGCGTCGGCGTTGTCGAGGTCCCTGTTGTGCGGCAGCCTCATGAAGGTGCGCACCCCCGAGAAGCGCGGGGTCACGAACGAGTCCTCCGGCTCGTAGCGGGTCAACCGAACCTCCTCTCCGCGTTGGTCGTCATTCGTCGCCGGGCAGCAGCTCCAGGGCCACGGCCCGCACCGGGGCGCCGCTCGGGCTCGGCGGCAACCCTCACAAAGGGCTGCGGGAAGTCTCCGGCCCCGAGGTACTCCGCGATCCCCCCTCCTTCGCCCGGGATGGCGCGGACCCTAGAGCCCGAGCGCCTCCTCGGGCTCGGTGCAGGGGAGCCCGTGCGCCTCGGCCACGGGACGGGAGACGAGCGCGCCCCCGAGCGTGCTCAGGCCCCTCATCAGCGCGGGATCCTCCCTCGCGGCCCCCTCTATGCCTCTGTCGGCGATCCTCAGGAGGTAGGGCAGCGTGGCGCTGGTCAGCGCCAGCGTGGAGGTGCGCGCCACCGCCCCGGGGATGTTGGCCACGCAGTAGTGGATGACCCCCTCCTCGACGTATGTCGGGTCGGAGTGGGTCGTGGGCCTGGCCGTCTCCACGCACCCCCCCTGGTCTATGGCCACGTCCACGATCACCGACCCCGGGCGCATGCTCGCCACCATCTCCCGGCTTACGAGCTTGGGGGCCTTCGCCCCGGGCACCAGCACCGCCCCTATGACCACATCCGACTCCCTCACGTAGGCCGCCGTGCGCGCCCGGTTGGGAAGCACCAGGTCCAGCCTGCCCCCAAAGATGTCCGAGAGGTAGGCAAGCCTCTTGGGGTTTATGTCCATCACCCGCACTATGGCCCGCATCCCCACCGCTATCTTGGCCGCCTCGGTCCCCACGACCCCGCCCCCGATGATGGTGACCTTCGCGGCAGGGGTGCCGGGAACGCCCCCCAGCAGAAGCCCCGCCCCTCCCTGCGGGCTCTCCAGGCAGTGGGCCGCTGCCTGCACCGACATCCTCCCCGCAACCTCGCTCATGGGCGCAAGCAGCGGCAGCGAGCCGTCCTCGAGCTCCACCGTCTCGTAGGCGATGGAGTTGATCCTCTTCCGCAGAAGAAACTCGGTCAGGCGCCTGTCGGCCGCCAGGTGCAGGTAGGTGAAAAGCTGCTGCCCCTCCCGGTAGAGCTCGTACTCCTCGGGGATGGGCTCCTTGACCTTCACGATCAGCTCGGCCGCCTCGAAGACCTCGCGGGCGCTCCCCACCACCCGCGCCCCCGCCCGCTCGTACTCCTCGTCCGAGAAGCCGCTTATCCTGCCGGCCCCCGACTGCACCACCACCTCGTGGCCGTGGTGCACCAGCTCCACCACCCCGTCGGGCTGCAGGCTGACCCGCCCCTCCTTGTCCTTTACCTCCTTCGGTACGCCCACCACCGCTGGCATGCTCTCTCCTCCTTACGAAAGCGGCGCGCAAAAATTCCCACCCCCTTATAGCAGGGCTACAGTAAGCATACAAGAACGACAGGAATACTGGTACGATGTCCGTGGGCGTTGCTCTGCGGGCGCTCGGAGGATGGACCTCTAACGAGCTGCGGGGGAAGCAGGTGAGAGACGGCAACGAGGGCATAGGCTTTTCCATCGGCGAGGTGGCCCAGGCGCTGGGGGTCGCGCCGCAGACGCTGAGGCTCTGGGAGAGGGAGCAGCTGGTGAGGCCGCACCGCACGGAGCGCGGCTACCGGGTCTACACGGAGGAGGACGTGGAGCGGCTCCGGCAGGTGAAGCGGCTGAGGAAGAACGAGGGGCTGAACTTCGCCGCCATCCGGAAGCAGCTCGGCCCGCCGCCGGACAAGAACGGCGAGCGGCCCCCGGAGGGCCGGGGCCCCGGGGTCCCGGGCGAAAGGCTGCGGCGGCTGAGGGTAAAGGCCCGCAAGACGCTGAAGGAGGTCTCGGAGGCCACGGGCCTCTCCATCTCCTTTATCTCGGCGCTGGAGCGCGGGGGCTCCGGGGCCTCGGTGGCCTCGCTGCGGCGGCTGGCGGAGGCCTACGGGGTGACGATGCGCGAGCTCTTCGGCACCGACCTGGAGCAGAACTCGCCGCTGGTGCGGGCCCACGAGCGCCCGGTGATGGAGTGGGACAACGGCGTGCGCTTCGAGGAGATGGCCCCGGGGAAGAAGGCCATGGATCCCTCTTATGTCCGGGTTCCGGCCGGGGCGGGGAGCGAGGGCTTCTACTCCCACGACGGCGAGGAGTTCGTCTACGTGATCTCCGGGACAATGTACGTGGAGCTGAAGGACCAGGGCACCTACGCGGTGGGGCCGGGGGACACGCTGTACTTCCACTCCACCACCCCCCACCGCTGGTGGGCCGGGGACGAGCCGGTGGAGGCGGTGTACGTGAACACCCCGCCGACGTTTTGAGCGGCGCGGCGGAAGGGTTTCTGGAGGAGCTGCTCTCCGTCCCGGGGCTCTCGCACCCGCTCGTCTCCCCGGACGGGGGGCGTGCGGCGTGGAGCTGGTCGCGGCTGGGCCCGGCGGCGGACGTCTTCTTCGCCCCGCTGGACGGCTCGCGCCCGCCGGCGCGCCTGACGGAGACCCCGGAGGACACCTTCCCGGTCTCCTGGACGCCGGACGGGGAGGGGCTCGTGGTGCGGCAGGACCGGGGGGGCGACGAGCGGGCGCGGCTGTTTCTGGTGCGCCTGCGGCGCCCGGGCGAGATGGAGCCGCTCACCGACCCGGAGCCGGACTTCTACGTGCGCGGCGGCCAGCTGCACCCCAACGGGCGCTGGCTGGTCTACGGCGCCAACGCGGACCCGGAGACCGGGGAGGAGATAGAGCCGACGGTCGTCTACCGCCGCGACCTGCGGACGGGGGAGCTGCGGGCGCTGGCGCGCCCGCGGCGGGGCGGCCCCTGCCGCCCGGAGCTGAACAGGCAGGGCGACCTCGTGCTCTACCAGCGCCACGACGAGCACCCGGCGGGGCAGCAGATCTGGGTCGTGGACATCGAGGGCGCAGAGGACCGGAAGGTGCTGGACTTCGGCCCCGCCTCCAAGGTGGAGGCGACCTGGCTTCCGGACGGGCGCAGGATCCTCTTTGCCGCCGAGACGGAGAGGGGCCGGAGGCCGGGCGTCCTGGAGCCCGGCGGGGAGGTGCGTTGGCTGGCCGGCGGGGAGCGCGACGTGGAGCGGGCCTTCGCCGCCCCCGACGGGACGGCGGTGCTGCTGGAGGCGGCGGGCGGCAGGACGCGCGCCCTCCTCGTGGACCCAGACTCGGGGGAGGAGGGACGGCTCGAGACGCCCCGGGGAAGCTTCGTGCCGCTGGCCCGGACGGGGGACGGCTGGGCCGGCGTCTACCGGGAGGCGCGGAGCCCGGCGGACCTGGTGGCGCTCGACCCGAGGAG is a window of Rubrobacter xylanophilus DSM 9941 DNA encoding:
- a CDS encoding NAD-dependent succinate-semialdehyde dehydrogenase yields the protein MFVGGEWVGEASTGRTFEVENPASGRVIAVLPDGGGGEMRRAVEAAVAAQPGWEEATAYERASVLWRAAGLMRERAEHLARVMTLEQGKPLAESRGEISYAASFVEWFAEEGKRVYGESVPSSFRDKRILVLKRPVGVAAAITPWNFPAAMITRKLAPALAAGCAMVVKPSELTPLSALELAKIFEEAGLPRGLLSVVVGTDPGDITAPLMEDGRVRKLSFTGSTEVGKHLMRQAAKTMKRLSLELGGHAPFIVFEDADLEAAVEGALVSKMRNMGQTCVCANRIFVQKSVLEPFAERLVERMGRMKVGDGLQEGVSVGPLIEERALRKVERHVEDARQKGARVLLGGSRLSSGGGYFFAPTVLCGADESMLVFREETFGPVAALASFESEQEVVERANATPYGLAGYYYTRDVGRVMRLAEKLRYGILGANDGLPSTAQAPFGGLKESGFGREGGHWGIEEYLDVKYLSLGGLGSSS
- a CDS encoding MerR family transcriptional regulator translates to MRDGNEGIGFSIGEVAQALGVAPQTLRLWEREQLVRPHRTERGYRVYTEEDVERLRQVKRLRKNEGLNFAAIRKQLGPPPDKNGERPPEGRGPGVPGERLRRLRVKARKTLKEVSEATGLSISFISALERGGSGASVASLRRLAEAYGVTMRELFGTDLEQNSPLVRAHERPVMEWDNGVRFEEMAPGKKAMDPSYVRVPAGAGSEGFYSHDGEEFVYVISGTMYVELKDQGTYAVGPGDTLYFHSTTPHRWWAGDEPVEAVYVNTPPTF
- the ald gene encoding alanine dehydrogenase; the protein is MPAVVGVPKEVKDKEGRVSLQPDGVVELVHHGHEVVVQSGAGRISGFSDEEYERAGARVVGSAREVFEAAELIVKVKEPIPEEYELYREGQQLFTYLHLAADRRLTEFLLRKRINSIAYETVELEDGSLPLLAPMSEVAGRMSVQAAAHCLESPQGGAGLLLGGVPGTPAAKVTIIGGGVVGTEAAKIAVGMRAIVRVMDINPKRLAYLSDIFGGRLDLVLPNRARTAAYVRESDVVIGAVLVPGAKAPKLVSREMVASMRPGSVIVDVAIDQGGCVETARPTTHSDPTYVEEGVIHYCVANIPGAVARTSTLALTSATLPYLLRIADRGIEGAAREDPALMRGLSTLGGALVSRPVAEAHGLPCTEPEEALGL
- a CDS encoding class E sortase, which codes for MRLRKLALILGALLLAAALSACGSLMGQTSGESGGKEMPREAKQRQVAPETGREEASGTAGGEKTIAEVPERTVLRLTVPKMERVKNARIPTGRGDDEALLRENVAIHLLYTGFPWEREANVYIAGHRLGYSGTDSYLAFYDIDKLEKGDEIILRDANGTTYTYKVFRVLVVDPTDLHVLNPIPGKNIVTLQACTLPDYSKRILVQGELQDVEQA
- the gabT gene encoding 4-aminobutyrate--2-oxoglutarate transaminase, translated to MLRAARIRTEIPGPRSRALTERRRRAISAGLGTALPIWVAEAHGALVTDVDGNTFIDFGGGIGVLNAGHTHPRVVEAVREQVGRLTHACYYVSQYEPYLELAEKLNELVPGNFEKRSIFVNSGAEAVENAIKISRSYTRRPAILAFENAFHGRTMLGMSLTGKADPYRRGFGPFVPEVYRVPAPYAYRMPKEESWFDAFRRSLVSVDVSSVAAVIVEPVLGEGGFIPFPPEDLRRLREWCTENGAVMVVDEVQTGFGRTGKMFAIEHSGVEPDIVTTAKSLGGGMPIAGVTGRAEIMDSVHAGGLGTTYGGNPAACAAALAVIRAFEEENLLERSVRVGERVMEELRAIQRRHPDFVGDVRGLGAMAAMELVTDARSKTPDPARTKGVVEHALQEGLMLLTAGAYGNVIRTLMPLVITDSELEEGLSILSRAVDAAAA
- a CDS encoding biotin transporter BioY, coding for MSTATMTRVALMAAVTAVAAQITIPLPFSPVPFTMQVLAVLLSGMLLGARNGALSQLVYVLVGAAGAPVFAGFSGGLGVIFGPTGGYLLSYPLAAALAGLAAGAVARASRRRALLAGFLWGCAGLAAIYAAGAAWLAAVAGLPPLAALAQGVLPFVPLDLVKTGLAAAVATAAAPVIAPSRA
- the speB gene encoding agmatinase, translated to MTRYEPEDSFVTPRFSGVRTFMRLPHNRDLDNADAAVVGAPFDTGATFRVGARFGPEAIRSVSHLLRRHNPSLGVTLFDHLSVIDYGDVPVVPGYIEESYARIEEGLAPLHEAGVFPVVLGGDHSIALPELRAAARAHGPLALVQFDSHPDTWDAYFGMRHTHGTPFRRAVEEGLLDPSRSVQVGMRGSIYDERDWDDAREMGFDLVPTDEVRELGIPAVIERIRERVGEAKAYVSFDVDFVDPAYAPGTGTPEIGGFTSREAQELVRGLAGLEIVGCDVVEVAPAYDSPGQITALLAANIAHELLSLHALRKKSLG
- a CDS encoding sodium:solute symporter, producing MVSALDYLVIGLYFAAMIAAGYWGLRRARSADDYLVAGRRLGPLLYIGTLGAVVLGGASTIGTVALGYENGVSGMWLVFMIGLGIIALGLLLSTRLSRLGVYTVSEMLGLRYGPSARLISAIIVASYALMIAVTSTIAIGTVFDVVLGLPPAVAILVAGGVVVAYSVAGGMWSITLTDFLQFCVMTAGIFLALLPLAVARAGGLSGMRAELPASYFDLASIGWGTIFTYFLLFFFGLMIGQDIWQRVFTARSAPVARWGGLVAGLYCLLYGLAGALIGTAARALVPDLQVADNAFARVATEVLPAGLLGLVLAAALAAVMSTASAGLLASSTILANDVYAGIIAREGRSDLGESRVFTLIVGVAVLAISLAVQDVVGALTIAYNLLTGALFVPIIGALFWRRATGAGALVSMLVSSAVVVALMLWQGLLANSPIYVGMLTSLVVFVGVSLLTRPQTAGDAPRL